The following are encoded in a window of Chlorocebus sabaeus isolate Y175 chromosome 22, mChlSab1.0.hap1, whole genome shotgun sequence genomic DNA:
- the MKRN2OS gene encoding MKRN2 opposite strand protein isoform X2 produces the protein MYGMMEQWDKYLEDFSTSGTWLPHRYEEDHHNCYTYTLTFINCVLMAEGRQQLDKSEFTEKYVLPRTRLASKFITLYRAIWEHGFYVTDCPQHEAQPPEGSGLC, from the exons ATGTATGGAATGATGGAGCAATGGGACAAGTACCTGGAAGACTTCTCCACCTCGGGGACCTGGCTGCCTCACAG GTATGAAGAAGACCACCACAACTGCTACACTTACACACTCACGTTCATTAACTGCGTTCTGATGGCAGAAGGTAGACAGCAACTGGACAAGAGTGAATTTACGGAGAAGTACGTACTCCCGCGGACAAGGCTGGCGTCCAAGTTCATCACACTCTACCGGGCGATATGGGAGCATGGCTTCTATGTCACTGACTGTCCCCAGCATGAGGCACAACCCCCTGAGGGTAGTGGTTTGTGCTGA